Proteins encoded together in one Impatiens glandulifera chromosome 1, dImpGla2.1, whole genome shotgun sequence window:
- the LOC124928784 gene encoding uncharacterized protein LOC124928784 has translation METMEIERTNTLKIPIVEEIIEKLKSNNLNEYEYLWRYAEELKSSNPGSTVEIMVTRGELLTAVGIDGNNQKYPIAWAVVESESTDSWIWFFDLLLKDIGFSDGFGLTIISDMQKGLVEAVGLVFPEAEHRLCARHWYNNWSTKCKGDALRNQFWNCANTTYPEKLDLNIPKLDTIMDGAAKRAISIPVQKWTKAFINATPKCDIIENNTCESFISSILSLSAMEESIITLLELIRVMIMKRIACARRFVKKWHQNISPNAKRLLELRKSECHEWHTVFNGGYGYEVSFGDSGFRNRQAIDIRDSCSCRLWNISGIPCTHVLCAIYYSHLNLEDYISHWYKKDTYVKAYQFGIQNLRGIESWVSDNQYKVLPPNVGRPPLGRPKIVRREVRE, from the exons ATGGAAACAATGGAGATTGAAAGGacaaatacattaaaaataccGATTGTCGAAGAAAtcattgaaaaattaaaaagcaACAATTTGAATGAGTACGAGTATCTGTGGAGATATGCAGAAGAACTTAAATCTAGCAATCCCGGATCAACAGTTGAGATTATGGTGACAAGAG GGGAGTTGTTAACTGCGGTCGGTATAGATGGCAACAACCAAAAGTACCCCATTGCATGGGCTGTTGTAGAATCTGAGAGTACAGACTCATGGATATGGTTTTTTGACCTCTTATTGAAAGACATTGGTTTCTCTGATGGTTTTGGTTTAACCATTATTTCAGACATGCAGAag GGACTAGTAGAAGCAGTTGGACTTGTTTTTCCTGAGGCTGAGCATAGGTTATGTGCGAGGCACTGGTATAATAATTGGTCCACAAAATGCAAAGGTGATGCTCTAAGAAATCAGTTTTGGAATTGTGCAAACACTACTTATCCTGAAAAACTAGACTTAAATATTCCAAAGCTTGATACCATTATGGACGGTGCTGCCAAAAGAGCTATTTCTATACCCGTACAAAAATGGACTAAGGCCTTTATTAATGCGACACCCAAATGCGATATAATTGAAAATAACACGTGTGAGAGTTTTATTTCGTCAATCTTGAGTTTGAGTGCGATGGAGGAATCTATTATTACTTTGCTAGAATTGATAAGGGTGATGATTATGAAAAGGATAGCTTGTGCTAGAAGATTCGTAAAGAAATGGCATCAGAATATATCACCTAATGCTAAAAGATTACTTGAATTGCGAAAATCTGAATGCCATGAATGGCACACGGTTTTCAATGGAGGGTATGGTTATGAAGTAAGCTTTGGTGATAGTGGTTTTAGAAATAGACAAGCAATTGATATTAGGGATAGTTGCTCATGTAGACTTTGGAACATAAGTGGCATTCCTTGTACACATGTTCTTTGTGCAATCTATTATTCTCACCTTAATTTGGAGGATTATATTTCTCATTGGTATAAGAAAGATACTTATGTAAAAGCATATCAGTTTGGAATACAAAATTTGAGAGGCATTGAGTCTTGGGTCAGCGATAATCAGTACAAAGTTTTACCGCCAAATGTGGGAAGACCACCTCTTGGTAGGCCAAAGATTGTTCGAAGAGAAGTGAGGGAATAA